The sequence tggaggaggcttccgtggcgctgcaaccaattggtcagctctgtcatttcccgtttctcatctgcacagtgttctcatacccaagagttctaccagaggggtcatatcgccattagtgtaaccgcaaagattccgcactcactggatatctcccacaagcttctggacatcatgtaacgttgaaatttctcatgttatttgaaccttctgaggtttaacattgctagcatttatgtgccaccccaaatacttccaaggtgctgccttttgcaccttttcaggagtgattattactccgcgatggcttaagatgtcctgaattgagttaaaatctcatcctgtggcaagttactgaggaaactgctttcttacaggctctgatgcccaggccacatacacctgacacatcgtgggggaattgcgcattcattgcgggaacacgacccaatggtatctcttatagggatctgccttgttaattgatgttaccgaaaaggcgaaccgttcagcgtcatctgggtgcaatcttttaaatttataattaacaaatcccattcttctggaagcataactggagatggcaaacctggctgcagggctcccatactgtccatcaccgcattcacagctctgagatcatgtaacagtgtccatttcccacttttcttgggaatggtaaatattgatgtattccatggactagtagaagggacaacatgtcccgctctcatatggtcttcaactaacccttgtatttttagcagcctttcagaatttagcagctactgatcaatccaaacaggctcatctgttttccagttaattttcaaaattggctacccctcagtgaccgctcctaaaaaggatgcgtcactaacattgccttcatttggctcagtaaatcatggcctacgaggccaaacaattcagttggggtagtcatgacatacggacacgtcgtaatgtgttcaccatcggggaacacaaatgtaatcggtagctgacttactaaggtggcttgtgtgccccctatccctgcaataccaaagtttggattgatcgatggccatgatggaggccaaatgcatcataaaataatcgtaacatcagctcctgtattgattgtcatcggtttcttgacgacaactccatcgggcccttccaattgcactaccttttctggtttacctcttgttgtgtccatggcaaagtatacctgtggtttccctgtggagccgaatccaccatctccactttgtacttcacctgggttcggaacacacgacctgaatggaactaattgtgctattctggtacctttaggaatagaaacaggagggattaaaacatgaatcataattttcacagtcccacaataatctgcatcaataagccctgggactaccagaattccttctagagctgttgaagattgccccattaaaaatgcaataagtccaaaccccaatggtccctttatgttgactgcggtttccacatccactctggagcttcctgcagtggcggatctggtggttgcgaggctgcctgagggctggcagctcaagccccttgcattcgtgttgtcacgcgaggggccttcgcggtcggtgtaaagtttcccttcttcctgtattcttggtggtatggttatctttcttacacttgttgcagcacttactgttaacagttcctgtacatttgctcctaatgtgtccacgtttgccacagttagaacacttgaccaagggtgtcttactggccttgtgtttctttgtagctccttggagagctgtggcagcataggctactttctgtgagtccactgattggtcaatgtattctatcatatcaacgacgtctgcatttttcggcaaattacacaatgctttgcgtgtcttttcagtagcattttcaaaagcaagtattttgaacatgttttctttcatgccctcgttcatgtcagggtggtcataaattgtatgtttcacctgggtaaaagcatggctgtgcatattgtctggtatggtaagaaaagcttgatacgccaagatctgtgatagatgatgaacctcagtgatacattgtaactgagcgttccctgatgcgaagggtccagtacccatcggcatctgcgtggttactccccataggggatctgtttgttgtcgtgatgttgcttgttccctatcacagagcttctcccactgccagaaaaacattaacataCGGGCCggagtcaaaatcaactgtgctagctgtttaatatctcgaggtatcagcgtatcagcagaaaaaatgaattgcagtatttggtgtgTTAACGCAgctttgattccgtactgactcacagcattccttaatttctcaatgaccttccagtcaaacgcctcccattttttctgtccatttgatgcaataactggcaatgcttggagcatagtcccttctataatggcatcttttattacacccctccaatgtctctgcctttcttctgcagcggctattacaagcggctattacaggcggctccgcgtctatcacgggtgcggttggtttccccgtctcttttccccatttcctttaacaattctaacattgtctctttttgttctattattagagtaaccaagtccttgtttgcattatttgaatcagggtatatgctaggtataatttgttcatgttgaacggtggtatctgggggctgtgttttcgtaggcagatttttactcactccctgattctgtagggtttcctttaatcgtacggttagggaggcttgggaactgtccgATGGCTGATTattatcggcagtcccagggagtggagcagaagtcaagggcacgagagcaggcgaacaagctccaaaaagtctctctcgctgcattatgtttttctccctgcttttccctttcgcttgcggttggagagaggagcagcaaaagcagacacagatgctttacgatctgctttcattttttacagagttgtcttaatcaatttccataaagttgcaagacctttaacttctttagacccgtcactaatttcatcccatagggaggttccgatagcattcctggtactaagctcaaaagctgtacccacactaattgaaaggtttctatccttgcttcattagttttttagctgatttatcatcgtcaattaccatatcccataatacgtctcctaatctacgccattcactctccttaaataataaatccggattcttaaagcatcccttaacacgacctaaagcaactaatcccaaaacttgcttaacgcaatttaccccccgcttttctaaaaagcactgtaataattttagggctacctcttaatccattgccggccggcttcttgatactccttggtgctaccttgattaaggcacctcggttaaaaagtctttgcagcctttttccagtagccctcactgacggcgaaccccttttggacggtccaggcacgagagttaacacaccaaccaagacgatcagtgttcggttaatcttttgccccccggtgcttctcagtgtccgtcgctccaattcccctttcttcggtccctgttcgggcaccatttgttggagtggcggaggaatgcacggaagtcgacccaatatgagtgatagaagtgattcaactttatttgcacggatagctcatatttatacagtttgcgataattatgcctactagtcctaatatgattggtacattgctaatgtttattcattactaaaacacacccacttgtggttggcagctacgcgtgttcagtaactttctcatgagaacttcttcaaaagttacttgtgaagttatgccaaggtcacaccgtccctgtctttctcctgataacagcgagaccagctgttgtttttctcctgatatcagtaaagccaactattttcggccaaggcctagtcttgctgctcaaactgacattctttcacacagaactctgctcgcacaacttttccacaggcacatgtcctttttcagcaagccacttcccaacaggcCAACACTTCCTTATTCCTCCACCAAAGTGTGTACCTGGTGGTCATAACCTGACTCCACTATGTGAGCAGGGTGGCTCGACCCTCAAACCACAGCTTCTaggttgtttttcctcttttccatggCCATGAAGTTTCACTCTCTATCAGggtgggtgtacctgccacaccCACTATGAACACAGAGGACAGATATAGCAgccttttgtatttaaaattcttATGTCCTGTGGAAATTGGCTAGTTTAATAGATTTGTTCACGTCATATAGATCTTTATCATCTTAGAACATAGATTATTTGATTATCCAATTATTTTCCTTCACTGAAGTTAAACTGAGATCTAATCTTAGATCTATATGCTGGAGAAGGATTGATGAGGAAACAGAAGGTATCACAATCTTTCTTCATTTGTGTCTCCTGAAGAGACTAAATAACCTTTCTGTTAAATTGCCTATAAAGTCTTTCTGATTTAACTGATTTTAGAAGAATGTGAGATGACTAACAACTATCAGTCTTCAGGGAGAGCTTTGGGGAGACACAATCCCTTTCTATTTGCATAGTAGaaatattctttttgtttgtttgcatggtAATAAATGACATGTTTTTAAGTGGTCTCATTACCTCTCAATTTTAAAACTCAATGTGGGGTCAATCAGCAGAACAGTTCTTATTAAAACACTGAACTTCAAGCACATACACTGTCTATATTACATACAGATGAGGAAATATAATGTTTGTGTGCATTTCTCTGGAATAAAAAGGTGTAGTTTTTATCCTCCTAACAAaaatttggagaggaaaaaaacctgaaaaaggaTGTTTTCACATATCCTAGTgtgaaattaaatgtgaaaaggGTATTTTATCTTGATACATGTGattatttaagaataatttaaagATAAAGATCTGATCTATCAAGTCCAAAATATTCTGTGCAACTTCTTATTAATGGTAACTGTGGGAGCTGTAGCTTACTCAAGGTGGGAATACTAAATTGTTCAGAGTATTGCTTCCTCTTAGAAGCTGCTGACTGCTATTGCTAGCATCCAAGGatgaattgggtttttttcttttggttactTTTATTCCTTAAATAGTTCAAATTTCCAGTTTTGTTCAATGTTCAAAAGTTCTCAGGAATTACCCAAATTCCTGTGATAAAATGGATGTTTGTAGAGAAGAAATACTTATGAGAAGAAATACTTATTTGTTCAATATTGCAGTCTACCAAGAATGTGACTACAAAAGGAAGTCTTTAAGTAAGTACTGAAACTGAGCTATTTGTTTGCATCAAATTATCAGGCAAATTTAGCATCTCAGTGCCATGAAATGTTTTAGCGCAGAtagtttccattaatttatttaGGATTCATCTCAAATCCACTTAAATCAATGGACAGACTTTAACTGATTTTTACGGGGCATGATCCTTATTTGCCAGATAGCAGAGCTTGAAGCAGAAACATCTTAATAGTCCAGGATATGTATAATGTATGTTATGTTGTTTTTGATTCAAGACTGGGGATATGTACAAGTATCTCTGCTGCAAATAGTTATGTGTGCAACTAATGctacaaatattttccatatcAAATCTTAAAGTCTACTCTCCCCTTAAAGTACATGGGGAggatgaaaagctgaagaaaactatTTAATATGATTAAATTTACATGAATATATAAGGAATGAGGATATGCTCACTATTCATGGCAGTTTTATTCCTTGTTTGCATTCATGTAATCACAAAAGAACATTGTATTACAGCTAAACAATATTAATGGCAGTGTGTATGCTCCTAGCTCTTTGCAACTGCAAAGTGAAGTGTTCTAGTTTAAGTTAGATTTTATGGAACATGCTTTATTTGAATATCCCTCTGATCACCTAATATGACACTGCTTCAAGCCCTGATAACTAGATTCTTTGTGACAGTGATCCAGACCCTAATTCTACTCATAGCACTTGTTAGTAAATGCCCATTTTAAAGGCAGATGTTATTTCATGCTAGGAAGGATTTCTGCACTATGGTAGTTCAAATATTGCTTCTTTGGCAGCTGGACCCCAGTTTTGGAGAACACTTCCTTCTTTGGCCTTAGAAAAAGCAAGTTTAATGCTGCAACAGCATCTGAACTAAGCTGGCATGTGTTGCAAGAGCTCTCGAtacccaggtgtaagaaatcaggaaaggaaggcaagagactggcatggatgagtcaagacctgctggtcaaactaaagggcaagaaggaaatgcacaggcagtggaagcagggacaggcatcctgggaagagtatagggatgctgcccggttgtgtagggatgggatcaggaaggccaaggcgcagctggagctgaacttggcaagggacacaaagaataataagaagggcttctataggtatgtcagccagaaaaggaaggtcaaagacaGTGTACCTCCCTGATGAACACGACTGGCAAACTGGTGACAACGGACTAGGAGAAAGCTGAGGTGCTCAACAACTTTTTTTACCTCGGTCTTCACTGGCAACGTCTGTTCCAACACCTTGTCATGGAaggagtgatgcacttcactcccaagagagaagtagcaatatgtttattgatataaaacagcgttttaacaaagtttgataatAAATACGACAGTGGTTGttgtcgtttaaccccagccagcaactaagcaccacgcagctgctcactcactgcccccccacctagtgggatgggagagaaaatcaggaaaagaagtaaaactcgtggactgagataagaatggtttaatagaacagaaaagaagaaactaataatgataatgataacactaataaaattacaatagtaataataaaaggattggaatgtacagatgatgcacagtgcaattgctcaccacctgctgatcgatgcccagttagtccctgggCAATGATCCCCCCTGGCccccactccccctagtttatatactagatgtgatgtcacatggtatgtgttttagggtggtttcgaggattcccgagaaggcgaacacacacacactgactataagggaaaaatGCAGGCATTTATTAACTACAAATGTGCATTATaataagggtatcttgtaaagcaaattaacataccgacccgaggactgtgaggaagatggaccatccgtacattcttgtgccgtcttgcgctgcgagctcagcccagcaatcagtaggtgtcagctttatgtgggcatccccatggaggcaacgatggccttgccatacaccagcccgatgctcttcggaaaaatcccagtatttatacatttgcagaggaacgagtttcggcacacgtggccagcgggtgccaaaacacgcctcgattgtaacatagggagcctatgacgcatgcactcgctggccaggtgcgctgcatgagccatagccaccctgtctattggttcatgggctttgtacatgcggcatattgtcatcatccagcagtcacgCACCAATCATGCACACaactgtgctgtgcaacagcttgctgcccgtcctcccctggtattgctcagctctcttatctccatggtcagcattccaagcaacaggcaacaaaccatccattttctgtgctgactgcgtttTCCTCAGCTATCTAcctctcccccagtgttcattcacagaccaaaatcccatcttttaacccatccgtatacagtatggaataccccattcgccactttgggtcagctgccctggctgtgtcccctcccaacttcttgtgcccctccagccttcttgctggctgggcatgagaggctgaaaaatccttgactttagactaaacgctacttagcaacaactgaaaacatcagtgttatcaacattcttcacatactgaactcaaaacatagcactgtaccaactactaggaagacaattaactctatcccagctgaaaccaggacagtggtttaacaagattcgatggcaaTGTACATATGATTATTTACTGTATAGAGGACAGACTCAGACAAAACTGTCAAGGAGACcatcccattgagtcacgaggttcagaaaggaGCCCCTTGCATTCTTAACTCCTCAGAGGGGAGTTTAGGtacagctggatccagacttagtcccagacttggtcaatggtttatgcctaaaggattatatgtgtgcaatcaatcctttatatcacttagctaagatttcaaagtttagcatgctattaatcacttgcTGAGAAGCTGTTGCAGCAAGGAATCTCTtaacctcgaggagtaaccttgaaaggtgtccctactcaaggggagatcctgatgtgcagcctgctgccatgcaggagagatgggctgtccactatttatggagtaagataattgactcatagtcatatttacATAATGACTACAGatgttagcttcttccaaatATGGCTTAAGTcagacattgaccagcactgtggttaggtgggcacatagttcaaattagcccttggctattgtggTGTTATCTGTCTTCCCCGAAACCActttgagctggatgcagccataATGACCATATGCATCCATTATAACTGCCACTGGTGGCTGTCACTTGAGCAGGATtacgggaaatacaggtcaggttggggcgggggggggagcacaCAACCACACACCTCTTGAGTGCATGGACTGCAAGACAAGGACTGCAAAGTCCCTCCTATCATAAGAGAAGATCAGTttcatgaccacctgaggaacctgaacatacataagtctatgggacctgatgagatgcatccaagagacctg comes from Accipiter gentilis chromosome W, bAccGen1.1, whole genome shotgun sequence and encodes:
- the LOC126035489 gene encoding uncharacterized protein LOC126035489 yields the protein MLPQLSKELQRNTRPVRHPWSSVLTVANVDTLGANVQELLTVSAATSVRKITIPPRIQEEGKLYTDREGPSRDNTNARGLSCQPSGSLATTRSATAGSSRVDVETAVNIKGPLGFGLIAFLMGQSSTALEGILVVPGLIDADYCGTVKIMIHVLIPPVSIPKGTRIAQLVPFRSCVPNPGEVQSGDGGFGSTGKPQAERTQQSTGIMVMYKDPESGKWCGSAEVKLTGRSWLSGSSHGFALMLDPELSQWQLARHRRVLKPLIRQILTNRVLLADTESFRQVFRTACLIVYRTCFR